The following proteins come from a genomic window of Candidatus Sysuiplasma jiujiangense:
- a CDS encoding ATP-dependent 6-phosphofructokinase: protein MKVGILNGGGDCAGLNSVTRGVLRGAEEFGIAVVGIRNGWAGLLEPDASEISYGDFEDLGGTGGTVLGTSRTNPAKRKDGIATVRRNIGVLGIDALIAVGGDDTLGVASELSKAGENVIGVPKTIDNDLAGTDYSFGFFTAVDEAMRMIESLKTTGRSHNRVMVVEVMGRDAGWISSYAGIAAGANFIIIPEFQADIDEIARTVVLRHRKGKGSTIVVAEGVKFASRGVSEKDEFGHELIAKAQGESNASYLARLIEEKTGLETRATVLGHTIRGTPPDAYDRVMTSLLGLRAIDAARGGRFGIMVAVRGTEIVEVPLSEGVRKKYVDAARWDSFRRFFV, encoded by the coding sequence TTGAAGGTCGGTATTCTTAACGGCGGCGGAGACTGCGCCGGCCTGAATTCGGTGACCAGGGGCGTTCTGAGAGGCGCGGAAGAGTTCGGTATAGCTGTCGTGGGGATAAGGAACGGATGGGCAGGGCTCCTTGAGCCGGATGCCTCGGAAATAAGTTATGGCGATTTCGAGGATCTTGGCGGCACGGGAGGAACAGTCCTCGGGACCTCACGGACAAATCCGGCGAAGAGAAAGGATGGCATCGCAACCGTGCGGAGAAATATCGGGGTGCTGGGAATTGACGCACTGATAGCCGTGGGCGGTGACGACACGCTCGGAGTGGCTTCGGAACTTTCAAAGGCTGGAGAAAATGTTATCGGCGTCCCCAAAACGATAGACAACGATCTCGCCGGAACCGATTATTCGTTTGGTTTCTTCACTGCGGTAGATGAAGCAATGCGTATGATAGAGAGCCTGAAAACCACAGGCAGATCGCATAACAGGGTGATGGTTGTGGAGGTAATGGGGCGCGATGCGGGCTGGATTTCCTCCTACGCCGGCATCGCCGCTGGCGCCAATTTCATAATAATCCCCGAATTTCAGGCAGACATCGATGAAATCGCACGGACAGTCGTGCTGCGCCACAGGAAGGGGAAAGGCAGCACCATCGTTGTTGCAGAAGGAGTGAAATTCGCATCGAGAGGTGTTTCGGAGAAGGACGAATTCGGCCATGAGCTCATTGCAAAGGCACAGGGGGAAAGCAACGCTTCATATCTTGCAAGGCTGATTGAGGAGAAGACAGGTCTCGAGACCAGGGCCACCGTGCTGGGCCACACCATCAGGGGCACTCCGCCTGATGCCTACGACAGGGTGATGACTTCTCTCCTTGGTCTCAGGGCAATTGACGCCGCTAGAGGCGGAAGGTTTGGAATAATGGTCGCAGTAAGGGGAACAGAGATCGTTGAAGTTCCGCTTTCCGAAGGAGTTAGAAAAAAATACGTCGATGCTGCCAGATGGGATTCATTCAGAAGATTTTTTGTGTGA
- the folP gene encoding dihydropteroate synthase codes for MSGGIRTIKCKSFTIDFTGTRIMGVLNVTPDSFSDGGKYFNKETAVSRAAQMEEEGADIVDIGGESTRPGAAPVTPSEELNRIIPVIREVHSKIDIPISVDTYHPEVAKAALRAGASIVNDVTGLRSPQMRRLLGREDCPFVLMHMKGNPQTMQAGPVYEDVVYEVIKFIAGSLQTAEDDGVDTSKAIIDPGIGFGKTYQHNLTILNRLDEFRSLGHPVLVGTSRKSFIGHITQESGKRRLEGSIASAVCSMIKGAGMLRVHDVLETSMAISVARSIASGRMHVRR; via the coding sequence ATGTCCGGAGGCATAAGGACCATAAAATGCAAGAGCTTCACGATTGACTTTACAGGCACGAGAATCATGGGTGTGCTCAATGTAACCCCCGATTCATTCTCCGACGGAGGGAAATATTTCAACAAGGAGACTGCGGTGTCCAGGGCGGCACAGATGGAAGAGGAAGGGGCCGATATTGTAGACATAGGCGGAGAATCCACAAGACCCGGCGCCGCGCCTGTCACACCCAGTGAGGAACTGAACAGGATCATTCCAGTCATCAGGGAGGTGCACTCGAAGATTGACATACCGATTTCTGTTGACACATATCATCCAGAGGTTGCAAAGGCCGCTTTGCGGGCGGGCGCTTCAATTGTGAACGATGTAACCGGCCTGCGTTCGCCGCAGATGAGACGCCTTCTCGGCAGGGAGGACTGCCCGTTCGTTCTGATGCACATGAAGGGAAATCCGCAGACCATGCAGGCCGGACCGGTCTACGAAGACGTGGTATATGAGGTAATCAAGTTCATAGCAGGCAGCCTTCAGACTGCGGAGGACGATGGCGTGGACACATCGAAGGCAATAATAGACCCGGGCATCGGCTTCGGCAAGACTTACCAGCACAATCTCACGATATTGAACAGGCTGGACGAATTCCGCTCCCTAGGCCATCCTGTCCTTGTGGGAACCTCGAGGAAATCATTCATAGGGCACATCACTCAGGAGAGCGGCAAAAGAAGACTTGAGGGGAGCATCGCCTCTGCTGTCTGCTCCATGATAAAGGGGGCAGGAATGCTGAGGGTGCATGATGTTCTTGAGACATCCATGGCGATATCGGTTGCCAGAAGCATAGCCTCCGGAAGGATGCACGTGAGGCGCTGA
- a CDS encoding aldolase: MSRFMRNGHSLILAYDQGLEHGPTDFNEKNVDPAYVIDIANRGGFDAFVCQKGIAENYHELIDVPLLLKVNGKTAVYGGDPVARQNCSVDYAGKLGASAIGYTIYIGSRFEGEMMAEFGRIEEEAHSIGLAAVLWIYPRGEYVKNDTSPELVAYSARTALELGADAAKIKYTGDRKTFSWAVKSAGKIPVYMAGGKKTKDEADFLQQAADCVAAGAAGLAVGRNVWQSDDPLGLSGKLNSLVIEGKAGHQLKTA, from the coding sequence ATGAGCAGATTTATGAGGAACGGACACTCGCTTATACTTGCATACGATCAGGGACTTGAACACGGTCCGACAGATTTCAACGAAAAGAATGTCGATCCTGCATATGTCATAGATATAGCAAACAGGGGGGGGTTCGATGCATTTGTATGCCAGAAGGGAATTGCGGAGAATTATCATGAGCTGATAGATGTGCCGCTCCTGCTGAAGGTAAACGGCAAAACGGCAGTCTATGGTGGGGACCCGGTTGCGAGACAGAACTGTTCGGTGGATTATGCAGGTAAACTCGGTGCTTCGGCCATCGGTTATACGATATACATAGGCAGCAGATTCGAAGGCGAAATGATGGCCGAGTTCGGGAGAATAGAGGAAGAGGCGCACAGCATCGGACTGGCGGCAGTCCTGTGGATATATCCGCGCGGGGAATACGTGAAAAATGACACGTCGCCTGAACTTGTGGCCTATTCCGCCAGGACAGCGCTTGAACTCGGGGCGGATGCGGCCAAGATCAAGTACACGGGCGACAGGAAGACCTTCTCATGGGCCGTGAAGTCCGCCGGGAAGATACCTGTTTATATGGCGGGCGGCAAGAAGACAAAGGATGAGGCCGACTTTCTCCAGCAGGCTGCCGACTGCGTTGCTGCCGGCGCCGCCGGCCTCGCGGTCGGGCGCAACGTATGGCAGAGCGATGATCCGCTGGGCCTTTCCGGAAAGCTGAACTCGCTGGTCATAGAGGGCAAGGCCGGGCACCAGCTGAAAACGGCGTGA